Part of the Priestia filamentosa genome, GTTTCCTTATCTGATAACGGCGTATCATGAATATAGCCTGGAGCTGGGTTTAAATGAGGGGCCTGTCCTGTTGCTACTGGTTTTGCCTCATATTTAAACTCACTTAACCCATCCATAGATGGGCCGGAAGCCCATCGTCCCTGCTCACTTTCTGTTCCTTCTGAACAACTCATAAAGGTATAGGCTACATCTGACTTCTCATACTCTCGATTAAAGGTGCT contains:
- a CDS encoding manganese catalase family protein, encoding STFNREYEKSDVAYTFMSCSEGTESEQGRWASGPSMDGLSEFKYEAKPVATGQAPHLNPAPGYIHDTPLSDKETK